accaaatgtatatttaagcctaaaatttttcattttcaaatgtACCGATTTCAGTCATATGatcatgtaattttttttaaaatgatagtaataatattattattattgttaacttttttttatctttaagtgtttatttttttagttcaaaggagatttcaaaatgaatttaggtcatttcaaattatttagaaGATGTATGAGGTGAAATGTgttgaaattaatattaatgaaattgCAAGAGTTTGTgttggacattttttttttcgagttTATGGGAACTATTTTGGCTAGTAAGATTTTGTGAGATAATAGTTATAACTATTTGTGGTTAGAATTCTTTTTAGTCTACcatgttttttcttctcctcAATCTATTTTGGGATTGATAATAGACTTGTGGTTTGATCCGGTTATTTGAATTTGTGGATCggaacattaaaaatggaatcCATACCACCCCTACTTTCTTGTTGGAATAAAtagaaaaagacaaaaacaaagAGAAGTTGAAATTGATAACATGGAGAGTAATGTAGCTCAAAAGTATAGTCTTTGCCTGTTGAGTTGTGTAAAGACTTATGGTTTTGCTGCCTCAAGTGTTATCATCTTTCTCTGTTCTCATCGTCTTTACCAAAAAGCAAGGAAGAAATGGAAGCAGCATGGGCCATAACTATGAGTCTCATAGTGATACTTGTTCTGATACTTGTTCTGATATGGGCATGGAAGATTCTAAACTGGTTATGGTTGAAACCAAAGAGACTTGAAAAGCTGCTAAGAGAACAAGGCTTTCAAGGCAACCCATACAGGATTTTGTTTGGAGATAGCAAGGACTTACTCAAAACGAGAAAGAAAGCCTTATCGAAACCCATGAATCTCTCTGATGACATAGTTCCACGTGCGTCTTCCTACACCCATCATACTGTCAACACACATGGTAtgtttctattctttttttcttttctttttttcttcagtttTCATCTATTTACCTTCTTCAAACACTTTTATATCTTGACAATTCATCCTCATGCACCGCTTTAGAATAATGTCTTCTAGAGTTGAAACACAATCTCTTTCACAAAGTACTTGTTAATTAtgttgaaagaaaaattgatacaaaaagtaaaaactaaTCGATCGAATAATGATATTGAATTTATCATGAGTTATTTGTTTCAATCTATATGGTATTATACATTGTTGAAAGGAACCATCAAAGTTTAATGAACATGTTGAGATTGATTGCCACTTGGTTCATGATAAGTTGTGTTCTGGCTTAATTAAGCTTCTACATATTAATTTAACATAACTTGCTGATGTCTACATAAAAGCCTTAGCTCCCggttcttttcattttatttgttccAAACTAGGCATGAATGATATTCATTTCCCAATTTGAAAGAGGTATTAGCCTTATCCCTAATAACAATTATAACAGATCTTATTATAAATAAGTTAGTATTATAGCCTTACCTCTAATTAGTATCAaccttatttttattgttagttAAATTGTTTCACAGTAAATGAGTTTGGAATGCCATGACTTTTACAAATCCAATAATTAAATTCATCACTTTGTTTCCTTCCTTTCTAATAGGCGCTCCCTGCATTGTCCAACATACCATTTTACGATGAAAATGGGACGATAAATGATGAAACCTTAACTAATATATATGGTGATGGATATTATATATGCTGAGATAATATTCCTATAAACTTCAACAAAATGTAGGGTTAAATACAAGATATTAAGCTTATTTTTGCATCTTAATCCAAGGGAGAATGCATTCATAGTGTACCAAAAGGTTCCCATGGGTTGTAATTCATCTcaaatttccttttattttttatccttaGTGCAACTGTTTAAACCTTACAAATTGCCGATGGTATGCAGGTAAGAATTCTTTTATCTGGTTAGGACCAACGCCAAGGGTGACGATCTTCGATCCTGAGCAAATCAAAGATGTACTTAACAAGATGTCTGACTTCCCAAAGCCTAATTCAAATCCACTTGTCAAGTTACTTGCAACCGGTCTTGCCGACCATGAAGGAGAAAAGTGGAGCAAGCACCGAAGGTTAATCAACCCTGTTTTcaatttggaaaaattaaaGGTTAGTTCCTTGCTTTTAGCTAAAAATATTCTACTGTATTATGTTTCGCTTTCTTCCCTGTCAAAATTTCTATGTAAGAAAACATGTAATTCAGAAAAGCCTGCAATAAAGTATATTCTGTCTGCTATTTTTATGCAGCATATACTTTTCtgaaaaacataaatttgttttatatgcaACTTGCACATTGAAGTCTGCATGTTTTTGTGTTTAGTTTGAGTGAAGTGATTCTAACTCCAAGTGATTTCCCTATTGCACCACAGACTATGTTACCATTATTCTTCGAAAGTTGCAATGATATGGTTAGCAAATGGGAGGGAATGTTGTCTTCAGACGGATCATGTGAAATAGATGCATGGCCTTTCCTTCAGAATCTGGCTAGTGATGTTATCGCTCGCTTGGCATTTGGATGTAGCtttgaagaaggaagaagaatatTTCAACTTCAAAGAGAGCAAGCTAAACTTGCATTGcaacttatattaaaaattcaaatcccTGGATGGAGGTAACTTACCGGTTTGATTTGATGACTAAAGAAATTTCAAGCTTATTAAACGTGTTTTGTTTCACTAAACTACCCTTGCTAAATATGGCAAGTAGCAAACAATTATtagcaaataataaatataatagaaatcAGATAAATGCATTTGAGTTAAGAAAAAGCATCCTCGTCATGTAAACAATTAATAGGATggaaaaatgtatattttgtagGTTTTTACCGACTAAAAGCCATAGGAGAATGAAGGAAATTGACAGAGATATAAAAGCTTCGCTGAAGGATATGATTTACAAGAGGGAGAGAGCACTAAAGGCAGGTGAAGCCAGTAATAATGACCTATTGGGTATACTTTTGGAGTCGAATCAAAAGGAAATTCAGGAACATGGAAACGGAGACAATAAGAATGTTGGAATGAGTCTTGAAGATGTAATCCAGGAATGCAAGCTATTTTACTTTGCAGGGCAGGAAACCACCTCAGTTTTGCTGGTTTGGACAATGGTGTTATTGAGTAGGTACCCTAATTGGCAACAACGTGCAAGGGAAGAAGTCTTGCAAGTCTTTGGCAATGAAAAGCCAAATTTTGATGGTTTAAATCGTTTAAAGATTGTAAGTACTGTATTCTATATCTTATACTAAATTGTATGTCCTCTGAACTCACTACAAAACTTTTTTGTATCAGGTCACTATGATTTTGAATGAGGTTCTTAGGTTATACCCGCCTGTCCTTGGGTTGACTCGGTTTGTTAAAAAAGATATGAAACTTGGAAACATAACATTGCCTGCTGGAGTTCAGGTTTTACTCCCAACAGCTTTGGTCCACCATGAAAGCGAATTCTGGGGTGAAGATGCTAAGCAGTTCAATCCTGAGAGATTTTCTGAAGGAGTTCTAAAGGCAACAAATGGTAGAGTTTCATTTTTCCCATTTGGATGGGGTCCTAGAATATGCATTGGACAAAACTTCTCCTTATTGGAAGCAAAGATGGCTCTGTCAATGATTTTACAGCATTTCTCATTTGAACTTTCTCCAGCATATGCTCATGCTCCAGCTATGTTAATCACTCTTCATCCACAGTATGGTGCTCATATCATTCTCCATAAagtgaaaatgtgaaaataaaacacattaaaAGCTATAATGTAATAACAAAATCACTTTTCAGATAATGTTGTATGTTTacttatttctttcatttacaTGTTGACAAATATAAAGCTTATAATGTAATACCAAAATCACTTTTGGGATATTATCATACGTTTAATTGCTTCCTTTCACATGCTTGTGTGTGAGAATACTTTGATCCGTTGTTACTTGATAATTTAAAAGATGTCAAAACGGGTCTGACCCAACAAGTAAGTCGGTCCGCCCGTCAGTGCCCTAAAAAAAACTAGTCGAATTATATGTATGAACCCACCCGCTTGCCTGAACCCACccgttttaatttaagtttttcgCGTTCAATCCCGTTTCTTTCTTCATTCATTTCGCTTGCATAGGGTTTTCACGTTTCTTCTTCATTCGTTCTAATACAAACCCATATGCGCTTCTTTCCTGAGTTTGGTTTctcatttaaacataaaattcgAACTCATTTTTGACATGGGTGACGTGacacctttttttcttttatttttatttttttaaatgaaactgAACCCATGGTCACGTGCATGAAAGTTTTTGTTGTAAATTCTTTTTGGCAAAACTAAATCAGACGTGGAGAGAGAAAGTAAGACAAAACTGAAACTTGTAGAGTATTGGTGAGACACGGAGAGAGAAAGTCGGAGGAAGTTGATACAGCGTGAGGAAGTCGAAGGAGAGGCGGAAACAGCGTGAGAAAGTCGGAGGAAAGGCGGCGACAACGTGAGCAACTCGAAGGAAAGGCGGAGACAGCATGATCAAGTCTTTGGAAAGGTGAAGACAGCGTGAGAAAGTTAGCGAAACGACCGAGAGAGACTGAGATAGTCGGAGGAAGTCGAGACAGAGAAGTTGTGGTGTTACAGAAGCGAGGCGGGAGGCGATCACCGTGAGAGGACACACCTGCGACAACGACGATAGTGGAGGGGGTCGAATCCAGTGGAAGCGAGTCGACGGCAACGACAACCATTCCACCGGAAGCCGTTCTGCAACACCGTTTTAGTGTAaggtttgtgtttttttgttcaCCATTCGAAAAGGTTTAAGCTTTGGGggaaaaactttttatttattttcgtgTTTGGTGCAACATTGTTTGACAGAGGCGGTGTTGTTTGCATTGTGGTGTCGtttggaaggaaataaaatattctttaaaatatcaatgacgttacaaagtggggagtaaaagtaCCCAAACTGGGGAGTgctgttatatattctggttcacagtaccagtttttataaccatcttaaatttgaaaattttgttaagcaattaaatttattttttttattatgaccaATTGAAATTTcgaataacaattttaataacatgtaatttttggaagaaaataaaatgttctttaaactatCAATTAtgttacaaagtggggagtaaaagtaCCCCAATTGGGGAGTgctgttatatattctggttcacagtaccagtttttataaccatcttaaatttgaaaattttgttaagcaattaatttttttttattatgaccaattcaaatttagaataacagttttaataacattttatttttggaaggaaataaaatgttctttaaagtATCAATGACattacaaagtggggagtagAAGGACCCCAATTGGGAAATgctgttatatattctggttcacagtaCCAGTTTTTATAACcatctttaatttgaaagttttgttaagcaataaaattttttttgttattatgaccaattcaaatttagaataacagttttaataacatttaatttttggaaggaaataaaatattctttaaactATCAATGACGTTataagtggggagtaaaagtaCCCCAATTGGGGAGTgctgttatatattctggttcacagtaCCCGTTTTTATAACcatcttaaatttgaaaattttgttcagcaattaactttttttatttattatgaccaattcaaatttagaataacaattttaataacatgtaattttgtaatttttggaaggaaataaaatgtcATTTAAACTATCAATGACGCTACAAAGTGAGGAGTAAAAGTACTCCAACTGGGGAGTgctgttatatattctggttgACAGTACCGGTTTTTATAACcatcttaaatttgaaaatttacttcagcaattatttttttttattatgaccaattcaaatttataataacaattttaataacattttatttttggaaggaaataaaatgttctttaaactatcaattatgaccaattaatttttttttattatgaccaattcaaatttggaataacagttttaataatatgtaatttttggaatgaaataaaatgttctttaaactatCAATTACGTTACAAAGTAGGGAGTAAAAGTACCTCCACTAGGGAGTActgttatatattctggttcacagtaccagtttttataaccatcttaaatttgaaaattttgttcagcaattaaattttttctttattatgaccaattcaaatttagaataacagttttaataacattttatttttggaaggaaataaaatgttctttaaagtatcaattaggttacaaagtggggagtaaaagtaCCCCAATTGGGGAGTgctgttatatattctggttcacaaTATCAGTTTTTATAACCATCTTAAATTTGAAAGGTTTGTTaagcaattaatttttttttattatgaccaattcaaatttagaataacagttttaataacataatttttggaaggaaataaaatgttctttaaagtatcaattacgttacaaagtggggagtagAAGGACCCCAATTGGGGAGTgctgttatatattctggttcacagtaCCAGTTTTTATAACcatctttaatttgaaagttttgttaagatattaatttttttttattatgaccaattcaaatttagaacaacagttttaataacatttaatttttggaaggaaataaaatgttctttaaactatcaattacgttacaaagtggggagtaaaagtaCCCTAACTGGGGAGTGTTGTTATATATTCTAGTTCACAGTACCAGTTTTTATAACCATCTTAAATTTGAAAGTTTtgttaagcaattaaattttatttatttattatgaccaattcaaatttcgaaaaacagttttaataacaattttttttgtaggaaataaaaTGTTCAATAAAGTATCAATTACGTTATCAAGTGGGGAGTACAACTACCCCAATTGGGGAGTGCTGTTATATATTCTCGTTCACAGTACCAGTTTTTATAATCATCTTAAATTTCAACATTTTGGTAAACACCCCCAACCTGCTTAAGTAATGACAAATACGTGCCAACCACAAACTGCTCAAACTCAACTTCATGcaattgaaattacaaaattttataaatgggTCAAAACCGGGGACTACAAAACAATTTCCTGGGGACTTATGTTCAACATTGTGGTTCACAGCCCCATCTTGCGTAAGCAATGACAAATACATGCCAACCACAAACTgttcaaattcaacttcatatGGTTGATAATTCCTGGCCTCCAAAATATAATTCCCCAGTAGATTCAGTGAGGACTtgtattacatattttttatctcacaGCAAAATAAAAGCGAAACATCTAAAAACATGCAACATactttttcacaacaaaaatagataaCAGAATCATGGAATCATGGACAGACTTTGTCCtgtaaaatcaatccataacAGTTTTTGCCATATCAGaggttattaaaaaaatcaacgaTTAACAAATACAATAAGGCCAGAAAAAGGTTTCTACCCATCGTGGTCGTTGTTGTGTGCCGGAAGTGTTGGATTTTTGGAAGCCCTAGTGGTCGTCTTATAAAAAAGCACTAACTCTGAAAACTACGCCGTCGATGAGTTCTGGTCAGATAACTGTTCTCCGGCAACCACAAAATTCTTCTTCTATGGCTTTTgatctctctctttttcctgTTTCTCCAACAACTGGACTTTACCCACACGTTCCTATCTCTTTGTCTGCAACGCCTTCCTCTGCCGCTGTCGCACAAACAACACTTTCTCCGCCTCTACTCCGACTTTCTATCTCACGCTAACTCCACTCTACAAGGCCTTCCGATTGCCTTTCTCTCTCCCTGTCTCACCAACACTACCAAGTTTTCCATTAGATCTTACTTTCTCTCTCCACGTCTGATTTCGTTTTGCCAAAAAGAATTTAAAGCAAAAACTTCTGCGCACGTGACCATGGGTTcagtttcatttaaaaaaaaaaaataaaataaaaaaagggtgCCACGTCACACATGTAAAAAATGAGTTCGAATTTTATGTTCGAATATCATTTTCGTTCAATTTAATCCCTGCTGGCCTAGTTAAAACCACACCATTTGcacttttctaattttataaaatatattaacttttagtAGAAAAATGAAACGTAACGTTTTAATAGTTCCTCTTTCACTATTGTAAAACAATCCTTATCTGAATGAAACAGTGCAGCTGCTCAGGACTAGGACCTCAGAAGTTTATCAggtcattattttatttttttgttattcaaCATAgttcttttgagtttttttttcttctcaacaTTTAAATGTGTAAGCATATATTATTGTGTTTCTGTCATGATTCTCCTTAAAAacattcatgtttttttatgaccaatttaataaatgtttttatttatatttgttttttataggAGTAATTGATGGATACAGGTTTGAGTCTTAAACTTGGTCTTGAATTTGATAACTTAGAAGATGCATGGAAGTTTTGGGTTAATTATGGTGGTAGTAAAGGTTTTGGAGTTAGAAAACACTACCCTAGCAAGAATAAAAAAGATGGGTATATTACTTCTTACATCTATGTTTGTTGCAAGGAAGGTATGCGAAAATCAGATAAAAGAGACTTTAAGACCAATAATCCTCAACCCGAGACAAAAACAAGATGTGCTGCAAGAATGAAAGTTAAAAGAGTTGGTGAAAGATATAGAGTAGTTGATTTTATTGATGATCATAACCACCCACTTCATCTACCAGAAACAGTTCATCTGTTACCTTGTCAACGAAAAATAACAGATTGTCAAGCATATGATCTTGAAATGGTAGAACAAGCAGGGATTCAACAAAAGGCATCATTTGATTTGATGAGTAAATATGTAGGAGGTAGAGAGAATTTGGGCTATACAAGAGAAGATGAAAAGAACTATCTGAACTCAAAGAGGCGGAGAGATATGGCATATGGTGAAGCTGGAATTTTGTTACAATATTTCAAACAACAACTAATAGATAATCCTTCATTTTTCCATGCCTGCCAAATGGATTTGGAAgaacaaataacaaacatattTTGGGCTGATGCAAGAATGTTATTTGATTATCATTGTTTTGGAGATGTCATTTCGTTGGATACAACATATTGTACAAATGGAGATCATAGGCCTCTTGCAATTTTCTCGGGATTTAATCATTATAGAGGAGGGGTGATATTTGGGGCAGCCTTATTGTATGATGAGACCATTGAGTCCTTCAAATGGTAATTTCAACACTTTTGCAAGCACACAATCAAAAAAATCCGCAAACTATTTTTACTGATCAAGACCAAGCCATGAAAAGAACATTAAAGGAGATTATGTCGTTGACAAAGCATGGTTTGTGCACATGGCATATAATGAGGAATGGA
This region of Vigna unguiculata cultivar IT97K-499-35 chromosome 5, ASM411807v1, whole genome shotgun sequence genomic DNA includes:
- the LOC114183933 gene encoding cytochrome P450 72A68-like; the protein is MEAAWAITMSLIVILVLILVLIWAWKILNWLWLKPKRLEKLLREQGFQGNPYRILFGDSKDLLKTRKKALSKPMNLSDDIVPRASSYTHHTVNTHGKNSFIWLGPTPRVTIFDPEQIKDVLNKMSDFPKPNSNPLVKLLATGLADHEGEKWSKHRRLINPVFNLEKLKTMLPLFFESCNDMVSKWEGMLSSDGSCEIDAWPFLQNLASDVIARLAFGCSFEEGRRIFQLQREQAKLALQLILKIQIPGWRFLPTKSHRRMKEIDRDIKASLKDMIYKRERALKAGEASNNDLLGILLESNQKEIQEHGNGDNKNVGMSLEDVIQECKLFYFAGQETTSVLLVWTMVLLSRYPNWQQRAREEVLQVFGNEKPNFDGLNRLKIVTMILNEVLRLYPPVLGLTRFVKKDMKLGNITLPAGVQVLLPTALVHHESEFWGEDAKQFNPERFSEGVLKATNGRVSFFPFGWGPRICIGQNFSLLEAKMALSMILQHFSFELSPAYAHAPAMLITLHPQYGAHIILHKVKM
- the LOC114184605 gene encoding protein FAR1-RELATED SEQUENCE 5-like — encoded protein: MDTGLSLKLGLEFDNLEDAWKFWVNYGGSKGFGVRKHYPSKNKKDGYITSYIYVCCKEGMRKSDKRDFKTNNPQPETKTRCAARMKVKRVGERYRVVDFIDDHNHPLHLPETVHLLPCQRKITDCQAYDLEMVEQAGIQQKASFDLMSKYVGGRENLGYTREDEKNYLNSKRRRDMAYGEAGILLQYFKQQLIDNPSFFHACQMDLEEQITNIFWADARMLFDYHCFGDVISLDTTYCTNGDHRPLAIFSGFNHYRGGVIFGAALLYDETIESFKW